A part of Haloarchaeobius sp. HME9146 genomic DNA contains:
- a CDS encoding fumarylacetoacetate hydrolase family protein, with translation MKQVRFRDPAGAVRTGEWDDGTVRFGSREYAQDDVEILPPCEPTKIVCIGRNYADHAAEMDNDVPDRPLLFLKPPNAVSSHGSTVTLPAGKDRLDFEAELGVVIDEQCRHVDEADAMDVVRGFTCVNDLSNRDDQREETNWVRGKAFDGAAPVGPVIAPAEDVPEDASVRSYCNGERRQDGTRDQMIFSVPELIAEITRYMTLEPGDVIATGTPEGVGKLEDGDEVVVEIEGVGHLEHTVEIPSA, from the coding sequence ATGAAGCAGGTTCGCTTTCGCGACCCGGCAGGCGCAGTCAGGACCGGCGAGTGGGACGACGGGACCGTCCGATTCGGCAGCCGCGAGTACGCACAGGACGACGTGGAGATTCTCCCGCCCTGCGAGCCGACCAAGATAGTCTGCATCGGGCGAAACTACGCCGACCACGCGGCCGAGATGGACAACGACGTACCGGACCGACCGCTCCTGTTCCTGAAACCACCGAACGCGGTCTCGTCGCACGGTTCTACGGTCACCCTACCTGCGGGGAAGGACCGGTTAGACTTCGAGGCCGAACTCGGCGTCGTCATCGACGAGCAGTGCCGGCACGTCGACGAGGCGGACGCGATGGACGTGGTCCGCGGGTTCACCTGCGTGAACGACCTCTCGAACCGCGACGACCAGCGCGAGGAGACCAACTGGGTCCGCGGGAAGGCGTTCGATGGTGCCGCCCCGGTCGGCCCGGTTATCGCGCCCGCCGAGGACGTGCCCGAGGACGCTTCCGTCCGGTCGTACTGCAACGGTGAGCGACGCCAGGACGGCACCCGTGACCAGATGATATTCTCGGTCCCGGAGCTCATCGCGGAGATAACGCGGTACATGACGCTCGAACCCGGCGACGTCATCGCGACCGGAACGCCGGAAGGCGTCGGGAAGCTCGAAGACGGCGACGAGGTCGTCGTCGAGATCGAGGGTGTCGGCCACCTCGAGCACACGGTGGAGATTCCCAGCGCTTAA
- a CDS encoding CDP-alcohol phosphatidyltransferase family protein: MTLDQLRPQVKSLLDPWVRAADALGLSPNGVSTIAFLLAVAAGGAFAYAGPAVADAPLFYAVGATCVALNGWLDVVDGELARAQNVASEAGDMLDHVLDRYADLVIIAGFAAGIGRYDIGLAAVTGVLMTSYLGTQAQAVGLDRVYAGYLGRADRLALSGVVGYVAAVVTADLYGLTVVGWLLVVFAVVGHVTALQRFSGAWNALS; the protein is encoded by the coding sequence ATGACGCTCGACCAACTCCGCCCCCAGGTCAAGTCGCTGCTCGATCCGTGGGTCCGCGCCGCCGACGCCCTCGGCCTCTCTCCGAACGGCGTGAGCACCATCGCGTTCCTGCTGGCGGTCGCCGCCGGCGGCGCGTTCGCCTACGCCGGGCCCGCCGTCGCGGATGCCCCGCTGTTCTACGCGGTCGGCGCGACCTGCGTCGCGCTCAACGGCTGGCTCGACGTGGTCGACGGCGAACTGGCGCGGGCACAGAACGTCGCCAGCGAGGCCGGAGACATGCTCGACCACGTGCTCGACCGCTACGCCGACCTGGTCATCATCGCCGGCTTTGCCGCGGGAATCGGTCGGTACGACATCGGGCTCGCCGCGGTCACCGGCGTCCTGATGACCTCCTACCTCGGCACGCAGGCGCAGGCGGTCGGCCTCGACCGCGTGTACGCGGGCTACCTCGGGCGTGCAGACCGACTCGCGCTGTCGGGCGTCGTCGGCTACGTCGCGGCCGTGGTCACGGCCGACCTCTACGGCCTGACCGTGGTCGGCTGGCTGCTGGTCGTGTTCGCGGTCGTGGGCCACGTCACGGCACTCCAGCGGTTCTCGGGCGCGTGGAACGCCCTGAGCTGA
- a CDS encoding multiprotein bridging factor aMBF1: MVQCEMCGAETSQPKTVKVEGAELDVCDNCADFGTEVKTQQSSSTSTKYSTGSSGSSSSSSSTSGGSSRSGGGGGSSRRRDMFDDMDEIAQDYDDRIRRAREKKGLSQSDLASELNEKASLVRKLERGDTLPSDRMQTKLEKFLGISLKAGGSSEEEKDWKSDSAGTTQTLGDVVKRKD; the protein is encoded by the coding sequence ATGGTTCAGTGTGAGATGTGTGGCGCCGAGACGTCGCAGCCGAAGACGGTGAAGGTCGAGGGCGCAGAGTTGGACGTGTGCGACAACTGCGCCGACTTCGGGACCGAAGTCAAGACCCAGCAGTCCTCCAGCACGTCCACGAAGTACTCTACCGGGTCGTCTGGGTCCTCTTCGTCCTCTAGCTCCACGTCGGGTGGCTCCAGCAGGTCTGGTGGCGGTGGCGGTTCGTCCCGTCGGAGAGACATGTTCGACGACATGGACGAAATCGCACAGGACTACGACGACCGTATCCGACGGGCCCGCGAGAAGAAGGGCCTGAGTCAGTCGGACCTGGCCAGCGAACTCAACGAGAAGGCCAGTCTCGTCCGGAAACTCGAACGCGGGGACACCCTCCCCTCCGACCGGATGCAGACCAAACTGGAGAAGTTCCTCGGTATCAGTCTCAAGGCTGGCGGCTCCAGCGAGGAAGAGAAGGACTGGAAGAGCGACTCCGCTGGCACCACCCAGACGCTGGGTGACGTCGTCAAACGCAAGGACTGA
- a CDS encoding gluconate 2-dehydrogenase subunit 3 family protein, translated as MELTRRDALAALASGGIVVGSGAAALSQDDLRAAEETVDTEVDVDTLVAVAEVVYPSEAENVESFVRTYVAGRTTGRPDYRTGVAEALSAIDELARSWYDGPYSTLDQETRDSLLREMGVDAIDPDPGGSTAAQVRYFVVNELLYAFYTSPTGGELAGTENPIGHPGGTESYQRGPE; from the coding sequence ATGGAACTGACACGGCGCGACGCGCTCGCTGCGCTCGCATCCGGTGGCATCGTCGTGGGCTCTGGTGCTGCCGCACTCTCGCAGGACGATCTCCGGGCGGCCGAGGAGACGGTGGATACCGAGGTCGACGTGGACACGCTCGTCGCCGTCGCAGAGGTCGTCTATCCGAGCGAGGCCGAGAACGTCGAGTCGTTCGTGCGGACCTACGTCGCGGGCCGGACGACCGGCCGTCCCGACTACCGAACCGGGGTCGCCGAGGCACTGTCGGCCATCGACGAGCTGGCCAGAAGCTGGTACGACGGCCCGTACTCGACCCTCGACCAGGAGACTCGGGACAGTCTCCTCCGCGAGATGGGCGTCGACGCCATCGACCCGGACCCGGGTGGGTCGACCGCGGCACAGGTCCGCTACTTCGTCGTGAACGAACTGCTCTACGCCTTCTACACCTCACCGACGGGTGGCGAACTGGCCGGCACAGAGAACCCCATCGGTCACCCCGGTGGGACCGAGAGCTACCAGCGGGGGCCGGAATGA
- a CDS encoding DUF3592 domain-containing protein, whose product MIEVLLGFPFALVGLWLAYAGIQDYRSQRAMLAGRRRVTAQITDTGVEERQHDGGGTYFVPVVSYRYELDGETYESDRVLPPEARTGYPYSDPAWDVVSRYEDETTVAAYVDPAAPSVAFLEPDGMRRPLLFAGFGVALTVLTGLYAIALALA is encoded by the coding sequence ATGATAGAGGTCCTACTCGGGTTCCCGTTCGCGCTGGTCGGTCTCTGGCTCGCATATGCCGGTATCCAGGACTACCGTTCCCAGCGTGCGATGCTGGCCGGCCGCCGACGTGTCACGGCACAGATTACGGACACGGGCGTCGAGGAGCGTCAGCACGACGGCGGCGGCACCTACTTCGTCCCCGTCGTCAGCTACCGCTACGAACTCGACGGCGAGACCTACGAATCCGACCGTGTGCTGCCGCCCGAGGCCCGGACGGGGTACCCGTACTCGGACCCCGCTTGGGACGTCGTGAGCAGATACGAGGACGAGACGACCGTCGCAGCCTACGTCGACCCGGCCGCCCCGTCCGTGGCGTTCCTCGAACCCGACGGGATGCGACGGCCGCTCCTGTTCGCGGGATTCGGGGTCGCGCTCACCGTTCTGACCGGGTTGTACGCGATTGCGCTCGCGCTCGCATGA
- a CDS encoding multicopper oxidase domain-containing protein: MNDAIGAPGKGISRRKFLAATGGTGLFAMAGCTTTTQPSVNPVETGGNTAKLLGDLPTTSKPEVVDLDERGHEVTLKPVKATHHLHPLETMNGPITLPVTWAFAADDGEPSVPAPILRCTEGAELKITLDNTDAPHPHTLHFHGVRKTWENDGVPTTTGITVMPGEKHTYTIPANVAGTHLYHCHYQTPMHMDMGMFGILRVDPEGYEEADKEYFMTVKEWDTRLSRQYAGENVQYDLTNRMADAFTINGKSAPRTLHPEDGSPIIVEPGDTVRIHWVNAGFHSHPMHIHNHRFKVVEKDGSPWPEQMQILQDVINVAPAERYTIEFEADADPGIYLIHCHKVNHIRNGDSYPGGMLGGIVYTDAMQSDIFAKMMDLAGYEA; encoded by the coding sequence ATGAACGATGCAATCGGCGCACCCGGCAAGGGCATCTCCCGACGAAAGTTTCTGGCCGCCACGGGTGGCACCGGTCTCTTCGCGATGGCCGGCTGCACGACCACCACGCAGCCGTCCGTGAACCCTGTCGAAACGGGTGGGAACACCGCGAAGCTCCTCGGTGACCTCCCGACGACGAGCAAGCCCGAGGTCGTCGATCTGGACGAGCGCGGGCACGAGGTCACCCTGAAGCCGGTGAAGGCGACCCACCACCTCCACCCGCTGGAGACGATGAACGGGCCCATCACGCTGCCCGTGACGTGGGCGTTCGCAGCCGACGACGGCGAACCGAGCGTCCCCGCGCCCATCCTCCGGTGCACCGAGGGTGCCGAGCTGAAGATCACGCTCGACAACACCGACGCCCCGCACCCGCACACGCTGCACTTCCACGGCGTCCGCAAGACGTGGGAGAACGACGGCGTCCCGACGACGACCGGTATCACGGTGATGCCCGGCGAGAAGCACACCTACACCATCCCCGCGAACGTCGCGGGCACGCACCTCTACCACTGCCACTACCAGACGCCGATGCACATGGACATGGGGATGTTCGGCATCCTGCGGGTCGACCCCGAGGGCTACGAGGAGGCCGACAAGGAGTACTTCATGACCGTCAAGGAGTGGGACACCCGCCTCTCGCGCCAGTACGCGGGCGAGAACGTTCAGTACGACCTGACGAACCGGATGGCCGACGCCTTCACCATCAACGGGAAGTCCGCCCCCCGAACCCTGCACCCGGAGGACGGCTCGCCCATCATCGTCGAACCCGGCGACACGGTCCGCATCCACTGGGTGAACGCCGGCTTCCACAGCCACCCGATGCATATCCACAACCACCGGTTCAAGGTCGTCGAGAAGGACGGCAGTCCGTGGCCCGAGCAGATGCAGATCCTCCAGGACGTCATCAACGTCGCGCCCGCGGAGCGCTACACCATCGAGTTCGAGGCCGACGCCGACCCCGGCATCTACCTCATCCACTGCCACAAGGTCAACCACATCCGCAACGGAGACTCCTACCCCGGTGGGATGCTCGGTGGCATCGTCTACACGGACGCGATGCAGAGCGACATCTTCGCGAAGATGATGGACCTCGCGGGATACGAGGCCTGA
- a CDS encoding adenylate kinase family protein — protein MRVVVTGTPGTGKTTATDLLADDAAGDYDVSLDMVHLNEVIEAEELYEEVDEERDSVVVDLDALEEWVGDRDDVVLDSHLSHYLDADRVVVLRCEPAELEQRLLDRGESPPKAGENAESEALDVILSEAVELHGLENVYEIDTTDRAPEDVAADIAAVVHGEREPSAGDVDFIEYL, from the coding sequence GTGAGGGTGGTCGTCACGGGGACGCCCGGAACGGGAAAGACCACCGCGACGGACCTGCTCGCCGACGATGCAGCCGGGGACTACGACGTATCCCTCGACATGGTCCACCTGAACGAGGTCATCGAGGCTGAGGAACTCTACGAGGAGGTCGACGAGGAACGCGACAGCGTGGTCGTCGACCTCGACGCGCTCGAAGAATGGGTCGGTGACCGCGACGACGTGGTGCTCGATTCGCACCTCTCGCACTACCTCGACGCCGACCGCGTCGTGGTGTTGCGGTGTGAGCCAGCGGAACTCGAACAGCGGCTGCTCGACAGGGGCGAGAGTCCGCCCAAGGCGGGCGAGAACGCCGAGAGCGAGGCACTCGACGTCATCCTCTCGGAGGCCGTCGAACTGCACGGCTTAGAGAACGTCTACGAGATAGACACGACAGACCGCGCGCCTGAAGACGTGGCCGCCGACATCGCGGCCGTCGTCCACGGCGAGCGCGAACCGAGTGCCGGCGACGTCGACTTCATCGAGTACCTATGA
- the hisC gene encoding histidinol-phosphate transaminase, which translates to MQPRDLSAHVAYEAGRGIEEVARDLGMDPAALTKLASNENPHGPSPEAIAAIQEAAPGMSSYPKAAHADLTEAIADRWDCNPAQVWLANGGDGALDYLARAMLEPGDAVLVPDPGFAYYGMSARYHHGEVEQYTLDDPDLELTAETVLSDYAGERIVYLTSPHNPTGGTFSLDAIETVADETAEETLVVVDEAYGEYAETESARSLLDERDDIAILRTFSKAYGLAGVRLGYALVPEDWADAYARVNTPFAASELACRAGLAAMGDDEHVEKSVETARWARSYMRDEIDAPVWESEGNFVLVDVSESRGEDGAAAVTDEMQHEGVIVRDCTSFGLPGCVRITCGTEAETREAVETLNEVLSR; encoded by the coding sequence ATGCAACCACGCGACCTCTCGGCCCACGTCGCCTACGAGGCCGGGCGCGGTATCGAGGAGGTCGCCAGGGACCTCGGCATGGACCCGGCGGCCCTCACAAAGCTCGCGTCCAACGAGAACCCGCACGGGCCGTCCCCGGAGGCCATCGCGGCCATCCAGGAGGCGGCACCGGGCATGTCCTCGTACCCGAAGGCGGCTCACGCCGACCTCACCGAGGCCATCGCGGACCGCTGGGACTGCAACCCGGCACAAGTCTGGCTGGCCAACGGTGGCGACGGCGCGCTCGACTACCTCGCTCGCGCGATGCTGGAACCCGGCGACGCCGTGCTCGTTCCGGACCCCGGCTTCGCCTACTACGGGATGAGCGCGCGCTACCACCACGGCGAGGTCGAGCAGTACACGCTCGACGACCCGGACCTCGAACTCACCGCCGAGACCGTCCTCTCGGACTACGCCGGCGAGCGCATCGTCTACCTGACGAGCCCGCACAATCCCACTGGCGGGACGTTCTCCCTCGACGCCATCGAGACCGTCGCCGACGAAACTGCAGAAGAGACCCTCGTCGTCGTCGACGAAGCCTACGGCGAGTACGCCGAGACCGAGAGCGCCCGCAGCCTGCTTGACGAGCGCGACGACATCGCCATCCTGCGGACCTTCTCGAAGGCGTACGGACTCGCGGGCGTCCGGCTCGGCTACGCGCTGGTCCCCGAGGACTGGGCCGACGCGTACGCGCGAGTGAACACACCCTTCGCCGCGAGCGAGCTGGCCTGCCGGGCCGGCCTCGCCGCGATGGGCGACGACGAGCACGTCGAGAAGTCGGTCGAGACCGCCCGCTGGGCGCGCTCGTACATGCGCGACGAGATCGACGCTCCCGTGTGGGAGAGCGAGGGCAACTTCGTCCTCGTGGACGTGAGCGAGTCCCGCGGCGAGGACGGCGCAGCCGCCGTCACCGACGAGATGCAACACGAGGGTGTCATCGTGCGCGACTGCACGAGCTTCGGGCTGCCCGGCTGTGTCCGCATCACCTGCGGAACCGAGGCGGAGACCCGCGAAGCCGTCGAGACGCTCAACGAGGTGCTATCGCGGTGA
- a CDS encoding GMC family oxidoreductase codes for MSRQESDPDRTPSPRADVCIVGAGPAGALVASELATAGHDVVVLDAGPRFDPADRMERMERRIRPAHGPLSVWDMGGERDAFTSEGDMYYPLNAARVKGVGGTTLHWQGMVYRLHEADFERQSRDGVTDDWPIGYDDLQTYYAEAESELGVAGADDNPFAPPREEPYPMPAFKPSYSDSIFARACEELGITTHSSPNARNSEAYDGRVPCQGYGTCKPVCPSGAKYDATVHVARAEEAGARVIDRAPVQRLEHDSSGDTIEAAVYATPDGEEHRQEARQFVLAAGGIEIPRLLLLSKSEQYPDGLANSSGLVGKYFMDHVAARVGGTIDQETRQNHVGFITTESHQFYDDGGAERGPFKLEFLNYAGPSPVGEALTSGSEAPWGDSLLEHIRESYGNYLEVTGLCAQTPQKSNRVELNPDVTDDHGNPVPEIHWSIDDRTRRTIEAANERQLAIMDELGADVGWVVGPDNTGPAFHHMGTTRMGEDPAESVVDPACRTHDLDNCWVASSSVFVTGGALNPTLTIAALSLRVADRLDSEL; via the coding sequence ATGAGCCGGCAGGAGTCCGACCCGGACCGCACCCCCTCGCCGCGGGCAGATGTGTGTATCGTCGGGGCAGGGCCGGCGGGCGCGCTCGTCGCGTCCGAACTCGCCACTGCAGGGCACGATGTCGTCGTGCTCGACGCCGGGCCCAGGTTCGACCCCGCCGACCGGATGGAACGCATGGAGCGCCGGATTCGCCCTGCCCACGGGCCGCTGTCGGTCTGGGACATGGGCGGCGAGCGCGACGCCTTCACCAGCGAGGGCGACATGTACTACCCCCTCAACGCGGCGCGGGTGAAGGGCGTCGGCGGGACGACCTTGCACTGGCAGGGGATGGTGTACCGGCTGCACGAGGCCGACTTCGAGCGCCAGAGTCGCGACGGCGTGACCGACGACTGGCCCATCGGCTACGACGACCTCCAGACCTATTACGCCGAAGCCGAGTCGGAACTCGGCGTGGCAGGCGCGGACGATAACCCATTCGCGCCCCCGCGCGAGGAGCCGTACCCGATGCCGGCGTTCAAACCCTCGTACTCCGACTCTATCTTCGCCAGGGCGTGCGAGGAACTCGGAATCACGACCCACTCGTCCCCGAACGCCCGTAACTCCGAAGCCTACGACGGGCGGGTACCGTGCCAGGGCTACGGCACCTGCAAACCCGTCTGCCCATCGGGCGCGAAGTACGACGCGACGGTCCACGTCGCGCGAGCCGAAGAAGCGGGGGCCCGGGTCATCGACCGCGCACCGGTCCAGCGACTGGAGCACGACAGCAGCGGCGACACCATCGAGGCGGCGGTGTACGCGACCCCCGACGGCGAGGAACATCGTCAGGAGGCCAGACAGTTCGTGCTCGCGGCAGGTGGCATCGAGATTCCCCGGCTCCTCCTGCTCTCGAAGTCCGAGCAGTACCCCGACGGTCTCGCGAACTCCTCCGGACTGGTGGGGAAGTACTTCATGGACCACGTCGCGGCCCGTGTCGGCGGAACCATCGACCAGGAGACCCGCCAGAACCACGTCGGGTTCATCACGACCGAGAGCCACCAGTTCTACGACGACGGGGGTGCGGAGCGTGGGCCGTTCAAACTCGAGTTCCTGAACTACGCCGGCCCCTCGCCAGTGGGCGAAGCACTCACGTCTGGCTCCGAAGCACCCTGGGGTGACAGCCTGCTCGAGCACATCCGTGAGTCCTACGGGAACTACCTCGAAGTCACGGGCCTGTGCGCCCAGACGCCCCAGAAGTCCAACCGTGTCGAGTTGAATCCCGACGTGACGGACGACCACGGCAACCCTGTCCCCGAGATACACTGGTCCATCGACGACCGAACCCGGCGGACCATCGAGGCTGCGAACGAACGCCAGCTGGCCATCATGGACGAACTCGGTGCCGACGTCGGATGGGTCGTCGGACCGGACAACACCGGTCCTGCCTTCCACCACATGGGGACGACGCGGATGGGTGAAGACCCTGCAGAGAGCGTGGTCGACCCGGCCTGTCGCACCCACGACCTCGACAACTGCTGGGTCGCGTCCTCCTCGGTGTTCGTCACCGGTGGGGCACTCAATCCGACGCTCACCATCGCGGCGCTCTCACTGCGGGTCGCCGACCGGCTCGATTCCGAGCTCTAA
- the hflX gene encoding GTPase HflX, translating into MSRQSSRAVLAARTETEEPNTDEIEALTEAAGYTIQEVFTQTRPEDPTYDLGLGKVDEVADEIRETTAGTVIVDNHLSPAQLFNLTDRLPDGTEVRDRYRLILDIFEAGASTKRAQLQVELARLRHELHRRREVQSEDVEYNWFPTHDPEGEWIREVKQRIDRVHNKLNALPDEADASRNRKREEGFDFVALAGYTNAGKSTLLHRLADDLTLEASEPAHSDLGETAGVEDRLFKTLDTTTRRATMDGRRVLLSDTVGFIRDLPHDLVEAFRSTLTEVHDADVVVLVVDASKPVAALRERIETCHAEIAGTGGSVLTVFNKADCLDDGELARRQAELADLAPNPVVASATEDDGLDELRARIVDALPTDSAEFDLPHGPETQQFVSWCHEHATVDSVTYEDQVSLSIRGRPTIVTQARSRAESLD; encoded by the coding sequence ATGTCACGACAGTCATCACGCGCGGTACTCGCCGCACGAACCGAAACTGAAGAACCGAACACAGACGAAATCGAGGCCCTCACCGAGGCTGCAGGCTACACCATCCAGGAGGTATTCACCCAGACCCGGCCCGAAGACCCGACCTACGACCTCGGATTGGGAAAGGTCGACGAGGTAGCCGACGAGATACGCGAGACCACCGCAGGCACCGTCATCGTCGACAACCACCTCTCACCCGCCCAGCTGTTCAACCTCACCGACCGCCTCCCCGACGGCACCGAAGTTCGGGACCGCTATCGCCTCATCCTCGACATCTTCGAGGCCGGGGCGAGCACGAAGCGCGCCCAGTTGCAGGTCGAACTCGCGCGCCTGCGCCACGAACTCCACCGGCGGCGGGAGGTCCAGAGCGAGGACGTCGAGTACAACTGGTTCCCGACGCACGACCCCGAGGGCGAGTGGATCCGCGAGGTGAAACAGCGCATCGACCGGGTCCACAACAAACTGAACGCGCTCCCCGACGAGGCCGACGCGAGTCGGAACCGAAAACGCGAGGAGGGCTTCGACTTCGTCGCCCTGGCCGGCTACACCAACGCCGGGAAGTCGACACTCCTGCACCGACTCGCGGACGACCTGACCCTCGAAGCGTCAGAACCTGCCCACAGCGACCTCGGGGAGACCGCCGGCGTCGAGGACCGGCTGTTCAAGACCCTCGACACGACGACGCGCCGGGCCACGATGGACGGCCGCCGCGTCCTCCTCTCCGATACGGTGGGTTTCATCCGGGACCTCCCGCACGACCTCGTCGAGGCGTTCCGGTCGACCCTGACGGAAGTCCACGATGCGGACGTGGTCGTCCTCGTGGTCGACGCGAGCAAGCCGGTCGCGGCGCTCAGGGAGCGCATCGAGACCTGTCACGCCGAGATAGCTGGCACGGGCGGGAGCGTGCTCACCGTCTTCAACAAGGCCGATTGCCTCGACGACGGCGAACTCGCCCGCCGACAGGCGGAACTGGCAGATCTCGCACCCAACCCGGTCGTCGCGAGCGCGACCGAAGACGACGGTCTGGACGAGCTTCGAGCCCGTATCGTCGACGCCCTCCCGACCGATTCCGCCGAATTCGACCTGCCACACGGCCCGGAGACCCAGCAGTTCGTCTCGTGGTGTCACGAGCACGCGACAGTCGACTCCGTCACCTACGAGGACCAGGTCTCCCTCTCGATCCGGGGGCGGCCGACTATCGTCACACAGGCGCGGTCGCGTGCCGAATCGCTCGACTGA
- a CDS encoding halocyanin domain-containing protein: MERREFLTAAAGAGLAGLTLATPAGAQAGEGESLADWFANADNVSGLADKRGESEVTITVGAAGNGGAFGFAPAAVRVDPGTTVVWEWSGKGGMHNVVAKDGTFESEMLSDAGATFEYAAESSGVFRYACAPHEAMGMKGALVVGDAEVSLAEAAPEPTEPTGPTFDGWLAGVENYTDVVDMRGKDEVRVEVGADGNGGEFAFEPAAIHVDPGTTVVWEWVGSAGRYSVVDDQLGFESQRVASRGTEYALQFDGDGVSKYYCEDYGEQGMRGVVLVGAGAQTVPTTRAYATAGLGAAAIAAPLGLGLYVHYKDTVSQD; this comes from the coding sequence ATGGAGCGACGCGAGTTCCTAACGGCGGCGGCCGGTGCCGGTCTCGCGGGCCTCACGCTGGCCACCCCGGCCGGTGCGCAGGCAGGCGAGGGAGAATCACTGGCCGACTGGTTCGCCAACGCGGACAACGTCTCCGGGTTGGCCGACAAGCGCGGCGAGAGCGAGGTGACCATCACGGTCGGCGCAGCAGGCAACGGCGGCGCGTTCGGCTTCGCGCCAGCCGCGGTCCGGGTCGACCCCGGCACCACGGTCGTCTGGGAGTGGTCCGGCAAGGGCGGGATGCACAACGTCGTCGCCAAGGACGGAACGTTCGAGTCCGAGATGCTCTCGGACGCGGGCGCGACGTTCGAGTACGCTGCTGAATCGTCGGGTGTCTTCCGCTACGCCTGTGCGCCGCACGAGGCGATGGGCATGAAGGGTGCACTCGTCGTTGGCGACGCCGAGGTGTCGCTGGCTGAAGCAGCCCCCGAACCGACCGAACCCACCGGGCCCACCTTCGACGGCTGGCTGGCAGGCGTCGAGAACTACACCGACGTGGTCGACATGCGAGGGAAGGACGAGGTCCGCGTGGAGGTCGGGGCCGATGGCAACGGCGGCGAGTTCGCCTTCGAGCCCGCGGCGATCCACGTCGACCCCGGGACGACGGTCGTCTGGGAGTGGGTCGGCTCCGCCGGTCGATACAGCGTCGTCGACGACCAGCTCGGCTTCGAGAGCCAGCGGGTCGCCAGCAGGGGGACCGAGTACGCGCTCCAGTTCGACGGTGACGGTGTGAGCAAGTACTACTGCGAGGACTACGGCGAGCAGGGGATGCGCGGGGTCGTCCTCGTGGGCGCAGGCGCACAGACCGTCCCGACCACGCGAGCCTACGCGACGGCCGGTCTCGGCGCGGCAGCCATCGCCGCTCCCCTCGGCCTCGGGCTGTACGTCCACTACAAGGATACGGTCAGCCAGGACTGA